In Sphingobacterium sp. R2, the genomic stretch CATTTGTATTTGTGTATTTTCAGCTATCATAACAATACAAAGATATATGTATTTTATGGTACCATGCAATACATAGTACCATCCAAAACAATAAAAATATACAAATGACTGATTTACAGTAAAATAATTTTTAAAAAAATAATAATTTAATTTCTATCAGGAAATTTTTGGATATTTATGGCCATGATTAAAATCTTGCTAGACTATAAATGGTGTTTTATTTGGGCCATCATAGTTATCGTTTTATGCACACTCCCGGGCAACAATTTCGACGCAGTTCCTTCTTATCCAGGTATGGATAAATTAGTCCATTGCGGTATGTTCTTTGTTTTCTGCACGCTGTTATATAATGGGGTGATCCAACAATTCAGCGGCAAACCTACACGTTGGGTTCCATTCTTTATTGTGTCTTTACTCGGATTCTTATTTGCAGGGCTAACGGAATTACTTCAGCTTTACATTTTCACATATCGCAGTGGCGATTGGTGGGATTTATTTGCTGACACTGTCGGAATAGGCATGGCAGGATTTGCTTATCTTCTGAATTATGTTAACCGAAGGTCATAGATCGGTAGATGGGTTTATTTCGATAGGTTGCCCCAATAAGCTAGGCTTGGAGAATGAACTAGGCCCTGGCCAAAGTAGCAACAGAAATCCGACAGTCAAAAGATTCGAAAAGCATTAACGCTGCTGAAATAACTGTTGCGCCGGTTGTTAACACATCGTCCACCAGTAGTATGTGCACATTATCCATTAAAACAGTGGTTTGACAATCAAAGATATCGCTGACGTTTTCATAGCGCTCGAGCCTTCCCTTGCCCGTTTGACTGATGGTTGCTTTCTTC encodes the following:
- a CDS encoding VanZ family protein, which gives rise to MAMIKILLDYKWCFIWAIIVIVLCTLPGNNFDAVPSYPGMDKLVHCGMFFVFCTLLYNGVIQQFSGKPTRWVPFFIVSLLGFLFAGLTELLQLYIFTYRSGDWWDLFADTVGIGMAGFAYLLNYVNRRS